Sequence from the Opisthocomus hoazin isolate bOpiHoa1 chromosome 24, bOpiHoa1.hap1, whole genome shotgun sequence genome:
AAAGCAGTGGAAATCGAATGCAGACAGCTGGCTTGGTATGCTCACATTATGTGACAGTGAACTAACAAAGCACGGGGTGGCTGCATAAAGAGGTCACAGGAATCAGATCAGTGGTGCCTTCAACCCAAAGCAAAGGCAGTAGTAAAGCAAtgtgaaaaaaatcaagtatcatactggtcacattttttttttttttaaagctagtagAAGTTGCTGTGATTTAGTCTCCTGACCAGTTCCATAGAGAAATATCTTAAAAGTGCCCCCACTCCGTATGTCAGTAGCAAGGGTCTCATTAACTAAAGGTACCTGAAATTGCCTGAGAATCCAGTCACAGTCCAGATTCTCCATCACCTTCTACCGCACACTGTGCTGAGCAAATGCAAAAATGCCATGAAATCAAATCAGTAATGAATTACACCAGTTACACATGCGTGTCTATAACTGCGAGATGCCAGATGCCGGAGATTCAGTCCATCTAGCTTTAATCCGGTTTCCAGTTCCAAAAGTACAAACCACTGAAAACCCAGGTTTCAGCTATGTTAAAATCTTTTCATAACATGCACAGAACTATTGTAAGCTGAACACCTTGTGCTGGATAAGCATGCACACATGCCTTCCCGAACAAGGTCTGTGGCAAAGTGAAGAACACTGCTCTGTTCACCCAGGCAACTTTGGAAACCTTCAAGACATGATTTTCATGAGGCCTAAGGGTCAACAATTTTGGTCTCCTGAAGAGTCTAAACAGTGCACTCAAGAAATAAGCTGTTCAGAAGATTTATGTCCTGTTACTGCTCCCTTCAAAAGACACTGCTGACATGTGCTGCCTTGGCTGTCAGCGTTGGCAGCTCTTGGTTAAGAACATGATATAATCATCATATATTTATCAGGAGGGACAAAAGACTAAGATGTATTTGAGcaagggaaaaaggggggggatGGAGACCTACGATTAATTTTAGAAATAACAAGCTACAAGTTGCACAGTTACAAAGCGGAGGCTggaatgcagttttccagagtttGTAAAGACTCTAATTTCTATAGAAACTGAGCAGCAAACAGGTAATTTTCTCTGCAAATTGCTTCTATCACCTCTGTAATGCTCTGCAAGAGGAATGTATTTCCCTTCTATCTTCTTaatcccctgttattttcattatAAATTTAATTAAGCTCTTCTAGAGAACATTCTATGACATACGAGctgagttttgtttttctgtcagaGTGATGACAGAAACGAGCTGCTGAATTATGTGGCAATTGGatctctttttctgtgtaaatatttcaaaagatatTAAGCAGTGGAGACATTCATTTTCCTCAGCTGAATCAATACGGCTAAAGTTAAGCGAAAGACCTGTACAGAAAAGGTCTGAGTGTCTGCCTGCCAGCCAGTCCTTTCCACTTCTGGACGATGCCTGCAGCTGCCATTTTGCAGAACATTTCAGGAGCAGATTAGCTCTGTGCAAATCAGGTAAATGCAAGCAGCCCTAGGACCAAAGCTTCAAATGCAGCAACCTGCACAGCAGAAATGAATCCAAAAGAATTATCCTGCTCTTTGTTGTGAAATTGGGATTTAAGGATCCTCCACAGATTAGAGCACAGCCAAACACCACTTCCTTGTgatagctttttctttctgtgctggcCCTCATTGCAAGATGTTATTATTCCAGGGAGGACACTTCTGAGTGTCCCCTTTGTTTTACTGGGGACTGGTTACTAAGCAACACACACTGTATTATCGATCTTCCAATAGAATGTAACTTGAATGGGACACTTcttgttctggttttctttttgcggattttaaaaagaatatttattCTAGACCAATTCCCTGTTTCTAACATCCTGCTCATTTCATACAGTCAGTTGACACTACTGGATAGAATTTATCAAATCAAAAGATTTCCAGTGGCCCGAGTTACACAAATTACGTCTGAGGACAGATATTATTATAATTACCATATATGTTACCATGCAGAGGTCCTCAAAACAGGTTCTAGGCCATCTTGCGTGAAAAGCAAATCCAGGTTGCCCCCTTCCCCTGTTTTCCATTTTAATCAAGTGGCAGCTGAGAACATCTGTCTTCATCTGCCTTTATTCCTGCCTAACAAGCAGCTGGTGGAGTCACTGATACAGTAAAGCCAGAAGTTTTGCAGAAGCTCAACACTCACGGTTGAGGCCAGATTTCTGAAGACCCATATAACCTGCTTTCTATATTTCAGTAGCAGGATTTTCAGAGCTGGACATAAACATCAAGAataaaacccaaaccatcctTACTGAATAATTAAGCCTTTAATACCTGTTGTTGCTCAGCATGTAGGAGGGACTTTGGTATCCTAAACCTTTCAGTTTCATTTCCTGAGAAGAGGGGGAAGCAAGAAAAGATCACGTGACATTACCTGACATCGAGGTCAAATATGTAAAAAACgtactcaaagaaaaaaaaaagtccttcatttTCGATATCACATTAGCACATTCCCCAACTGCTTTTCTATTATCCCCGCATCTATCATGAATGCCATCACAAGTAAGAACATACAGAGATCAGCAAAGAAATGTATGCATAAGGGTAACGCATGGGGAAGTGAGCCATGCTGCTTTTAATTCTCATGTCTCTACCACCCGGTGAAAGCAACAATTGTGATCGACACAGACAAGCTGGGAAACATGCACTGTGCACAGCAGGCAGAAGTCAGTCCTTCATGCCTCGCTTCCCACCACTCCCCCATCTGCTACCTGGAGATTAAAGGCAGTAAAATGAACACTGGAGGTTCCTGCCACAAATTTGAGCCCTGGAGAGcacacatttggaaaaaaaacccagcaaaaaccaaaacaaacaaaaaacccatcaAGCAAGCAAACACCCAAACCACAGAACCCTTCCCTGCACTTACTTCAGTTACTGCAGGGGTTTTGGGTTGTTATTTgggctgctggatttttttttctttttgaggacATTTCTAGTACAGGGAGAGCAGTATTCCTGCTGCCAGTCACATCCATCATCTTGCAGAATTTCAAGCATCACTGCTAAGAAAAACATCTTCAAAGCGATATTGGAGTAAAACCGTCACACCAAGGGAGAGCTATCTGTCTATGCCTCATACTTCTTTAATGTTATGCCTTTGACAGCTTAACAACAGCTAAACAGCTTAGGTCtcagcaagagatttccaggctgtTGGAGTATGAGAAGTATGACATTTTAATTAAAGGCGAAGCTTCAGATTTGCTACAAGCACCCCTCTGTTAGAGGCTAAGTGTGAAGAGCGCTCTTTCCGCAGAACAGCACATGGCACCAGCAGTGGCTGCATGGGTTTGAGTCCAGCGCTTCCCACCAGAGCCCCAGGCACCGCTGTGGTCAGCGCTACTGGTGCTAATGGGGCCTTTCCACAGAGAAACCGCCTGTGCTCTGCACCCCACACATGAGACACTGCCAGCGGCAGGTCGACTTTAGGATTGTCTTAATCTTTACCAGAAAGGTGAAGCAAAACAGGCCTCACACACTAACTTCTTCAGCacctgtttccttttctttccctcttgaaCCCAGGTCTGTGGTTTCTCCTGACTGCCACGTCCTGTGAGCTTCCTAGCAGATGCCTGGCAGCTACGAGGAATCCAAGAAGGTAACTATAACATCAGCAAGATGTGTGCAAAGGTAttgtctttttcattctcctgtgACACAAAACCATCAGAAATCAAAGACATTAGCCACAGTCCTGCTATCCGCATGATATCAGTAATAAAACCATCTCGAATGTCAAGGCACTGAGAAGTACGGAGAGCAGACAGGACAAGAACTGTTTCATTTCACAGAGCTCAGCAATTGTGACTAGCTTCAGTGCATTAAATTGCAGGCTTTCCCTGATTAATGAGAAATGCATAACCCCACCCAGACATCTCCGCCAGTGAAAGGTCCATTGGAGGAGGGTGGCATTCTGAGAGTCACTTGGGACCTTGGCATTTACTCTTCAGTTAGCTGCCTTCTCTCCATTCCTTGAGCACTGACCTGATgcaaaagatatcaccacccttccTCCCTTCCACTTCAGCTGATGAGTAAGAAAAAGCACTAGCAGCAGAACAGCCTCTTTCAAAACACTGCCTGTGTCCGTGCCCTGGATTAGAGACAGGGCACATTTACCAGCCAACACTGGGAAACAGCTCCGGATTTCAGAACTAGGCTTCCAAGTGAAACAGATGGCTTTAGCTCTTTGGCAGGGAAATACCATAACGGCTAAAAAAAGAATAGGGACTGTACTGAGCAAGTGACATCCTCCCACCATCTGCACCATTCTGCAGATGCTCTCCCTGTGCATGGTGCTCCATTCTTACGAAAGCGAACATCATCCACGAACAAGAACTAAACTGGGGGTCATCTGAAATAATCCAGCTGATGCGTATGCAATGTTTACGTAAGGTGTCCCTTGGGGAGATACaaccagggaaagaaaggaacaCAACTAAGGAGGTATTAGCACAGGTGATGGGAGGTTCACTCCATGCTGTATGATGGGTACAGGCTACACAGTTCCTTTATCTCGATTACAGCAGCCTATAATCCCACTCTACAcgtcccctttcctcctccactgCTTTGAAAACTTGCATCATAAGCATTTTGCAACTACCTCTGGAAGGCAGACAGCTTGAGCAGATAGGCAAATACTATTTCCACTCTCGAGGAATTTCTGAATAACTCAGGCTTGTTTCTGTTGCAAAAAGAGGTACGTTTTTAAGCTCCCTGCGAGATAAAACCTCCCTAGCACTTCAGTTCATAACCTGCATAGCTCCTTGCTTCACCAATGGCAAATGCTAAACACAAATCATTTTAATGTAACACTTTTTTAAATAGTATCTAAAGGTTTTGCTTTGGTGTCAAAGCATCATGAAAAATAGAGTTCAAATACATTATACTTTAATATTTTAAgttaatgtaaaaatgaaaatgaaatcagtAGAGGTTGGACTTTATAACTTTGAGAAATTTCTGGATGTTGTCAGGTAGCACTGAATGAATCACTTCAGCTTTTTCCGTAAGTAACATCATCCATTTCACCCCCGAAAATGGTTCAACTGAAAAGAACATGAACTATAGCCTTTCATAACGTAATAACGTTAGTTGCTTgcacacagacagaagaaaacCTTTCTGGCATACAAGAAATTTAAGAGGTTTCCTTCAAGATCTGAAGGCGGGTAATTGCAAGGCCACATTGCACAGATACGAATTGTATTCCCACTGTGCAAGGCAGGGTACTGGACGCCcctgttcaagcagaagccaagCCTGGAAGCCAAAGACTTGTGTACCCTGCaacaggaggggagagaaaactgGGCAACTTCCTGCCTTTGTGGTCCAGAAAAGCACCTTGCTCCTGCATCTGCTGTTCTCCAGAGTGGCGGCTGATCCAGTCTGTCCCGCAGAAAAGCAGCCCGTAGCCTGCCCTCGGGGATGCAGGCTGCTCGCTGTCTCCACCCAGCTTAGAATACTGCCCTTGTGATGAGTTCAACTGGTCAAatgtcaaaaggaaaataaatgtaggAGACGTGACTAAGATTTTTAATAGCACGCACTATCATTACAATCATCCCTCCTGGTCTTTTATTTAGCGTAGTCTAGAGAGCTTCAGTAGGTTAAAGCTAATCTAAGGAAAAGCATGCTATATCAAACAACGAAATATAGTTATGACTCACACATCACAATAGAGCTTAGTTCTCGTAGAGCCTTTTAAACCTGATGTTCTGCTCTGTCCTGATTAAGCAACTGCCAGCTTTTCCTGGACAATAAGCATTTCTCAGACACACAAGTCCCAGAGGAAGCCACTGAACAAAACCTCCCTGTACTAGAGCAATTCCAGTCATTGGCCAGAGCTGAAAAGGAACTCCCTTTCGCATGCTATTCACCCTTATTCACATGAGGTAAAGAACCAGTACAATGTTTCCAAATGGCTAAAGCGCTAAAGACGACACTGGAATCCCAGCAGAGCAAACAAGAACAATTACTGATGTTCAGCTAGAGGAGACAGTCTCCAGCACAGTTCTATTTCTTCTCAGCCCAAGCGCAGCTACTGGAGCTTTAACAGCTGTCTGTTCAGAACTAGTAAGCCTATTTGTCTGCAGCCCACCATTCTCTCACTGTAGGAAGCAGATTACTGTTTGCATTATTGCTTTGGCTTGCTTGCTGGGACCTGCAGTGCGCTGCATGCACAAATCGACTTTTCTATTCCTCCATCTATAAAGGCTAAAAAGCAACACTTCCTAAAGTAGTGGGTCCCAGCTAATAACGTCCATCACTAAAGATGCATCTTCTCCCCTGCAGAGCTGTGGATTATTTGTTTACATTGCAATATTTTTCCAGCTAAGATGACAAAAGAAAGTCATCATCCCAGGCATGTTTTGGAAGTGCTTAGCAAATCATGGTAGTATTGTCACAAGCAGCACAAAAGCGCTACTTACTGTGACAAAAGAATCAAATCCATGAAGACTGTATGTTTTCCAGAGAAGCGATCAAGCTCTAGAACATCATCCTGATGCAGGTCAACAATTCTTTCTCAGCAGAGTCATGACTTAAACCTTGACCTGAAAATAGCCAGCAGAAACTCTTTCGACCAGTCTATGAAACTCCCACAGAACCATTTGGTAGGTAAGACTGGAGGTTTTTGGTAGCCCTCATGGCAGGGAACAGGATTCAGAACTCCCCCCACTTTTTTTTGCTTATCCTTGGCCATCTTTCTAATGACCACCTCAGTGTTTAAAGTCTGAAGTGTGGATGCAGTCAATAAGTACTTTCAATGCTTAGGATAAAAGCTTTTGGCTCCTTTTTCCTGAAGGGATGGAATGGAATTATTCTGGAATTTCTTTTCTCTGCGTTGCATCAATTTAAATACTGTCTACTagtgatttttcttccttccttgttttattttattcttgctaTAAAAATGAGATGTCAGAAAATCTGACACATTGCTGTACCATATGCTTAATGTCTACTTCCAGCAGCAGGCGAGAATCTCATGATTCAGTTCCCACCTGTGCGAAGGCCATTTTACACCAATTTGCTCTGTAGGAAAACACggaataaaagcaataaaatctgTGGAAGACGTATATATATTGGTTGCTGTGCACAGTTTCAGCATTGCCCATATGAAAAGGGAGTACATATCTCCGTTTCCATCCCTGCACAAGAAGTATTAACACAGGAAAGCATTGCCCAAAGGCAGCATCACCAAGCCAAAACATTCTGCAAGCTTGGTCAGAGTCTGGAAAGTAACCTGTCGGCTTCCTTCTGCAGCTCCATTTTCTTCTACTCTTCTAGTGTTCATGCTTAGAAACTtccatgtaaaaaataaaaaaaaaaaaaaaaaaaaagtattttcctgtaATCGCCATGTGACAAGATACGGTGGTTTAAGGCATGGCACCTGCTATTGGAAAACTCAAGTCATAAATGCCAGACTTGAAGAATCTACAAATCTGTCCTTCCTGGAAGAAATTTGGGTCTTGAAATCTTACCATCATTCACCAGAGTCCTACTCCCTGATTCAATCATTGACAAGTCCTTGCCTTGAAGCAGCGTAATGATGTTTTCTCTCTGATGTCTAATTGCCAGCTGGAGGGCTGTACAGCCGGTGATATCTTCCACATCAAGCAGAGCACCAGCCTTAATCAGGGTCTTTATAATGGCCATATGGCCCTTGAGGACAGCAAGGTGCAAGGGTGTCCAACCCACTTTGTTCTTAGCATTGACATCTGCCTTGTACTCCAGAAGATTGATGACAGTCAAAAAGGAGCCCCGTTGGACTGCAAAATGGAGGGGGGCCCAGTGTGACTTCGCAGCAATGTTGGGATCTGCCCCACATCTCAACAGCTCACAGACTACTGGCTCATGGCTGTAGCGAGTAGCCAGGTGAAGTGGTGTCCAGTCCATGCTTCCTTTGGCATTCAGTTTCGCATGGCTATCTTTCAGCAGATGGATGATTTCAACGTGTCCTTTGAAAGAAGCCAGGTGCAGGGGAGTCCAGCCTTTGTCTGTCCTCAGCTCCACATTGGCTCCATATTTGATGAGTTTCTCACAGATGAGATACTTCCCCCTCACCACAGCCAGGTGCAGGGCGCTGTAATGATTTTGATCCAGGCTGTTGACAGAGGTCCCATTCTTCAGCAAGTAATGGACAACCCTGAACTTGCCCCTCTCCACAGCAACATGAAGTGGGGTTCTGtggttcttctgctttttctccaggtccGCACCTTGACTGGCAAGCAGTTTCACCAAGCTGACATGTCCAAAGCAAGCTGCCACATGGAGGGCAGTTTTCCCATCAATCTCCTGGGTGTTGGAGTCAGCCTGGCGAGATAGGAGTACTCGGGCCACATTCTCAAAGTTGTTCTGTGATGCCAAGTGCAGAGGGGTCCATCCATCATGCTCTTGAGCATTTACCTGTGCCTGGTGGTCCAGCAAGAGGCGTACAATTCTGTCATCCCCATTCTGAGCAGCGAAGTGAAGAGGTGTCCAACCATCATCATCAGGCATATTGATGTCTGCATCATGCTCTATCAGAGCTGAGCAGATCTCTGGCGACCTCTTCTGAACAGCCATAATGAGTGGGGTGTAGCCGCAGACTGCCTGGCAGTTCACATTGGCTTTACAGCTCAGGAGAAACTTCACCTTTTCCACATTTCCCTGGATCACCATGAGATGAAGTAATGTGAGGCCATTTTCATGGACCCTACAGATTTCCTCAGATGAGATGTCCTCTGGACTTTCAACCTCACTGCAAGAAGGTGGGATACGAATGTCCTGATTATCAGTTTCTAAAGGCAGGGGAAATACAACAGGAGAAAGTGAGTAAGACCAAGTGAAATAGCTCAGCATGCACAAGATGTGAGGGAGAGCATGTGAATCTTCATagcatgaaatgaaataaaagtcaATTTAGAGATAAGGAATATGAAACGAGGCAAGACCGCTATCTGCAGTCTCTTGGAGAGCAGCGAGACATTTGGCCTCTCCCTCATGGGAGCTGTATCTGCCATTTCCTATATAGCTCATTTTACTTAGCCTAAAAAGTCACCCACACAGGAAACTTTCTTGACCCACAGCCTTACCACTGGAGAGCAAGAAAATAGGCTATTTTTTGTAGGTTTCTCCTTCTTTATTTTTGAATTATAAAGAAAGTCTCCTACTTACCACCACTTCTGGGGTCTCGGGGCAAGATGAACTCTTCTTTGTTGCTCTCATTttcaggaaggggaaaagaaaaatccatgagACAATGTTGCTTATTTGCATTCTGTAATGTTTGCACAGAGTTGTTCTTTACTACTGCTCTAGAATTTTGTATTATCATTCCAGTGGTTTTTCTCCAACCCTGTTCTTGCATCTCAAACTCAGCAGAGCAAATCATGACGCTAACAGGAATGCGGGAGCCTGAAAATGATCTCTGGATATCAGTGAGATTTTCCTCCTCTTATTCATTTGCTCCCAAATACACATATGTTCTACATCCTTACTGCAGCACATGCCCATGGCAGCATCCCAGCTAGTCATTTTCTTTGCTGCATAGGGAACCCAAACACCCCcacctcctttctttttcttctatgaGAGTTGTTTGAACTGGCATGTCCTCCATTTCATGGACCTGGAAAATGGTCGTCTAAGCACACATGCCAGTGCCACGGGCAGAACCCCTGTAATTCTATGTCTGCTTAAGCTTCTTTTAATGACTGAAGCCTACACGATTAAACCCACTTCATCCaaacaggaagaaagaaggatCTTCCTCTCAGAATGTACACAATTTCGCACACCAAACAGCTTGCTAAATTTATTTGCAAGTTTCCTATCCCCATAAGAGAATTACAGATGTACAGCCTATGCAAACACACTGTGCAAAAGTTGCTGAGGTGCCCTGTTGCCTGATGATAAACAGCAATGAGAGGAAACACATTCTCAAGAACTGGTAAGAACAGGGAAAGGACTCAGTGGAATTTCCCAAGTTGTACTGGGAagccttcctcacctgctggTTCCCAGAGATGGCAGGCTTGTGGGACATCTTCCTAACAAGGTGCTCATTCTCCGGATCTGTTACAAGGCTTTGTATCAGTGACAGCAGCATGTCTGTTTCTACAGGGATATCTACCAGAGCAAAAAGACTGTTAGCTATGCAGACTACTCAGATGTTCGGAACCCAGTCCATACCCAAGGCTATGGAAGTTTTCCATGTATCTTCCACACAGGGAGGAAGCAAAAAGGGAGAAGGGGAATATGTTGACAGCAAGTGGGCACCAAGCATTTTGAAAGCAATAGGCGATTTAACTGGCAACAAGTTACAGGCAAGCTTATCCCCTACTTGTTAATCCATGCAGCTGACACTTTGCTAATCCATATTGCGATCAGATACTACACCTGTAAAGCTTGGCCTTTGCTTAGGGTCTTGGTCCCAACACCTCTTCATCAAGTCAACCATCTGCTGGCATTCCCCTGGCCAGTCATCGCTGACAGGTTCTAGGCAGGGCCTCTTTCCTGCTGCAACCCTGACTATAACGGCCATCATATTGGCTCCTGGAAAAGAACAACATTCACTGGGCTTTTTCTCTGTGAGAATGGCTGTAATAAACATTTAATAAGTGCAGAGCTTGTAAGAATTGTTCATATTTACCTGCATAAGGTTTCTTCTGCATAAGTACCTCCCAAATGACAACTCCAAAGCTGCAGGCAGTGAGAGATCATGAGCAATCACTCCTATATGTACTCGAACGTAAAATTCACTTATTACTTTCACCTTCTTGAGAAATGGGAAAattaggaaagaaattcttcagtatGGAAGGATTTCATCCCCCGCATGAAAAGGAGAAGATCTTATGAATCACCACATACACCCCTGACACCTCAGCAAAAGGGTTAGTGTAGTGAATGAGTGACTTCGAGCATTTCCTGTGAAAGTCAGGCTCTCGGTGCCTTTTTTCCCACTTTATTCACACTGGATTTTAGAGCCTTTGACCACTGCCAGTTCACGTGGCCATGCAAATCTTCCTTCACTTCTTGTCATGGATTCCTGTGTAGTGCAGTGGCTAAGGAGCTGATGAATTTCCAGAATGTACGTACGTAGATTGTGTAAGTGGGCTGCAATGCACTTtggccaaaacaaaaaaaagtagagtTGAAATATTTTCTCCACCTGTTACCAACCAAAATGAAGCCAAAGACTGAAGTGGAGAAGCATTGTTACAGTTGtttgaaaatcaaaataaatctaAGCAGTGACTGCTATGAAAGAGCAGACGCTGTTTGTTCTGTGCTCTAATCTTACTCTTTTCCTGTAATAACTTCCAGCAACCTAACAGGGTGTGATGAAACCTGAGGCAATACAGTCTGCGGCTCCCATGGGGTCAATGCTGCGCAGGGGTGCATTTGGTAAGAGAGATTATTATCCACAGATAATCCCCCTCCCCCTCACTTTCCACCACTGAGGTTGGAGTACCACATGTCACTCCCAGTGTGTTCCCCACCATGTGTCAGCCCCAGTGTGTTCTCTGCAAGGCAGAGAGCCAGAATATAAACAAAATGAGGCAATGTGCCAGTCTCTCTTGCTCTGTGTAAGGGCTAGGTGGCAACCTTGTATGACCTCTGAACAGAAAGGCAGCCCTTACCTGTACACATCATATTTGATTCCTGGGGGCTTGCTGTTCTGAAGAAACATTTCCGGGGGGATGTAGCTCAAAGTGCCTCTCAAAGCAGAACTTTCAATATACTGCATTCGGCTAGACTGCTCCATCCATTTTGATAGCCCAAAGTCCGAGATCTGCAAGCAGAAAAAATGAGAGCCTCTTTTGTAACGCTCACAATCTCACCCCTCCTGACATTAGCTGGGAGATACCTTCATCCTTCACATTCAAAGATATGAGGAGGAGCCTAGCAGCTGAAACTCAGTAAAACCGTGGTGAAGTTGTAGCCTGTGCTTTTCACTGAGTCCAGCAGACCAGCCCTCACTCCTAAGTCGGAGCCTTTAGTTCCCGGTTCTGGCACAGATTGCCTGTATGATCTCTAGAATACCATGTAATTTGTTTACAGCCTGCTTCTTACAAGCCCCACTGGTTAACCTTTCATTGAGTGTTTCTGAAGAATCTAACTTCACTAGGATTCTGGACTCATTTGGCAAAAATAGCCTGTCTCTTATTTGAGAAATAACCTGTCCCTGTAGACACAGCATTAAGGTCATACCTTGACATGCATATTTCCATCTAGGAGAATGTTTCCTGGTTTTAGATCTAAGTGCAGCAAAGGAGGTGTCATGCTATGCAGGAAATTCATGGCCAAGCCCATCTCATGGATAACCCGGAACTTGAGCTGCCATGACATTTTGTGAGTGGGAAGAATTTTCTCCAAGGACCCTCTTGCCATGTATTCCATCACTACCCCAAAAGGGCTGTTGCAGACCCCATAGATAGTGACGATGTGCTGGAATTTGATCTTCTCCATCTTGCTTGCCTCTTCCATTAGACAGTTCATACTGGtcctgaaaaaataaaaggaaacaaataaagaaataaagtggAATGAAGAAATGGTATCAGTCAATTCACAGGCTAAGTTACTGTACAGTAGCTCAGTGATATCCGGCCTTTCCAAGCATCTCTGCCTACCCCAGAAAGGTTCATTCCAATTTGCCCTTTGAATTGGTGATAATGCAACCATATCATGATCTTCTGCAGACTAAAATCTAACACGCAAGGTGTTACGATTTTTCAAAATGGGCCAAGGATTGTTTGGGCAAATCCAACCGCTAGGCTCCTGGAGGAAGAGATCAAAACTTCCATCTCAGTCCAACTCTTCGAAGACCTTCAGTGATTGCAGAAAGCCTCGTCCGTGTGTTTGTTTTCACACTGTGGTGAAATTCCCAAGCGGTTCTTCCCTAAAAGCATGATGTCGAGAGCAGGCACTGCTTCATACACCATGTGCCCGCAGGGTAGCCTCAGTTATAGCCTGCACACTGCTTGCAGGCAGCCAGGGTCCAATGATGCACCAACCTGCTGAGCCTGAGTGTATGGAAGCTTGCATGGCCAGAAGGCATGTCTTGGCCATACTTATATCTATGCCTCTGCCTGCAGCTTTCTGCCCATGAGCACGGTGAATCTGGTCCCAGAGGGAGTCTAGACATGTCTGTCTATTGCTGCCAGTTTTGGCAGACCTGTTTTACCAAGTCTTTACATTTCCCAACCTGCTGAACGAGCTGGGGTTCCCAGAGCATGCTGATAGCAGCCAAACGGCAAAGTGccaaaactgcatttaaaaagcaCACCCTGGGAGTGAATCTGAGCTTGCAACAACATTATGCCAGGCCACTAACAGCTCTAAACACAGTTCAGCTAAGCAAATCCTTCTGCCAGACTTCCTCTAGCAGGTTCCCCACAGTAAAATGTTCCTCTGTATTGAGGAATCTCAGGTATTCTCTTTTCCACTGTGGAAGAAAGGCTTAACATAGGAAAACAGTTGCAGCCTGCTGTGTAAAGGGCTGCGGATCGATTCTTCCTCCTCCCAGAATACTGGTGGGCATGGAGAAAGAATTGACTTCTGTCATTTCTGGTTCCCTTCCTGGGACAGAATC
This genomic interval carries:
- the ANKK1 gene encoding ankyrin repeat and protein kinase domain-containing protein 1, producing the protein MPSLICPGCLPRSPAPAPAGAPQEAAAAPGGAPILTSMNCLMEEASKMEKIKFQHIVTIYGVCNSPFGVVMEYMARGSLEKILPTHKMSWQLKFRVIHEMGLAMNFLHSMTPPLLHLDLKPGNILLDGNMHVKISDFGLSKWMEQSSRMQYIESSALRGTLSYIPPEMFLQNSKPPGIKYDVYSFGVVIWEVLMQKKPYAGANMMAVIVRVAAGKRPCLEPVSDDWPGECQQMVDLMKRCWDQDPKQRPSFTDIPVETDMLLSLIQSLVTDPENEHLVRKMSHKPAISGNQQSNKEEFILPRDPRSGETDNQDIRIPPSCSEVESPEDISSEEICRVHENGLTLLHLMVIQGNVEKVKFLLSCKANVNCQAVCGYTPLIMAVQKRSPEICSALIEHDADINMPDDDGWTPLHFAAQNGDDRIVRLLLDHQAQVNAQEHDGWTPLHLASQNNFENVARVLLSRQADSNTQEIDGKTALHVAACFGHVSLVKLLASQGADLEKKQKNHRTPLHVAVERGKFRVVHYLLKNGTSVNSLDQNHYSALHLAVVRGKYLICEKLIKYGANVELRTDKGWTPLHLASFKGHVEIIHLLKDSHAKLNAKGSMDWTPLHLATRYSHEPVVCELLRCGADPNIAAKSHWAPLHFAVQRGSFLTVINLLEYKADVNAKNKVGWTPLHLAVLKGHMAIIKTLIKAGALLDVEDITGCTALQLAIRHQRENIITLLQGKDLSMIESGSRTLVNDGKISRPKFLPGRTDL